The Amycolatopsis sp. 195334CR genome window below encodes:
- a CDS encoding FAD-binding oxidoreductase yields MANLPDQAGVVIVGGGVIGVSCAFHLAEAGVDVLLLERGALGAGSTAKAAGGVRSSFTSRVNIELGLRGLAEFERFPARFGQEIDFRRDGYLYLITDPADLPRFEHGVALQNSLGVPSRVVEPVEARQHNPLISIDGVHAAVWSPDDGRATPDAVVQGYARAARGLGATLCTGVEVTGIDRDGEQIRAVRTSVGVVRTEVVLCAAGAWSARIGELAGCPLPVTPERRQVVFTGPIPGRRESVPLTVEMPSAFYFHPEGDGLAISLPGGPGDVGFDSRYEPGEWLPALAEAAARRAPSVLDAGIRTAWAGLYEMTPDRNQVVGEAAGVARFLYATGFSGHGFQMGPAVGAVMRDLYLGREPEIDVSELDVRRFANGTTTKAEHNIV; encoded by the coding sequence ATGGCGAACCTGCCCGATCAGGCCGGCGTGGTCATCGTCGGTGGTGGCGTGATCGGCGTGAGCTGCGCGTTCCACCTGGCCGAGGCCGGGGTGGACGTGCTGTTGCTGGAGCGGGGCGCGCTGGGCGCCGGTTCGACGGCGAAGGCGGCGGGCGGGGTGCGCTCGTCGTTCACCAGCCGGGTCAACATCGAACTGGGGCTGCGCGGGCTCGCCGAGTTCGAGCGGTTCCCGGCGCGGTTCGGGCAGGAGATCGACTTCCGCCGCGACGGTTACCTGTACCTGATCACCGACCCGGCCGACTTGCCGCGGTTCGAGCACGGGGTGGCACTGCAGAACTCGCTCGGTGTGCCGAGCCGGGTGGTCGAACCAGTCGAAGCCCGGCAGCACAACCCGCTGATCTCGATCGATGGGGTGCACGCCGCGGTCTGGTCGCCCGACGACGGGCGCGCCACCCCGGACGCGGTCGTGCAGGGGTACGCGCGGGCGGCCCGGGGCCTGGGCGCGACCCTGTGCACCGGCGTCGAAGTGACGGGCATCGACCGCGACGGTGAGCAGATCCGCGCGGTCCGGACCTCCGTCGGAGTGGTCCGGACCGAGGTGGTGCTGTGCGCGGCCGGGGCCTGGTCGGCGCGGATCGGGGAACTGGCCGGGTGTCCGCTGCCGGTCACCCCGGAACGGCGGCAGGTGGTGTTCACCGGCCCTATCCCGGGACGGCGCGAATCGGTACCGCTGACCGTGGAAATGCCGTCGGCCTTCTACTTCCACCCCGAGGGCGACGGACTGGCGATCTCCCTACCGGGCGGGCCGGGCGACGTGGGGTTCGACTCGCGGTACGAGCCGGGGGAGTGGCTGCCCGCACTGGCCGAGGCCGCCGCGCGGCGGGCGCCGTCGGTGCTCGACGCGGGCATCCGCACGGCGTGGGCGGGGTTGTACGAGATGACGCCGGACCGGAACCAGGTGGTCGGCGAGGCGGCCGGGGTGGCGCGGTTCCTCTACGCCACCGGGTTTTCCGGGCACGGCTTCCAGATGGGACCGGCGGTGGGCGCGGTGATGCGGGACCTCTACCTGGGCCGGGAGCCGGAGATCGACGTCTCCGAGTTGGACGTGCGCCGGTTCGCGAACGGCACCACCACCAAGGCGGAGCACAACATCGTCTGA
- the pqqD gene encoding pyrroloquinoline quinone biosynthesis peptide chaperone PqqD yields MIPRLRRGVRLTYDKVRETHVLLYPEGVLVPNKTAAAVLELCDGETSVADITAALGKQYRGVREADVNGVLSRLAERRVVEWT; encoded by the coding sequence ATGATCCCCCGGCTGCGCCGCGGTGTCCGGCTGACCTACGACAAGGTCCGCGAAACGCACGTGCTGTTGTACCCGGAAGGTGTGCTGGTGCCGAACAAAACCGCCGCCGCCGTGCTCGAGCTGTGCGACGGCGAGACCAGCGTCGCCGACATCACCGCGGCGCTGGGCAAGCAGTACCGCGGGGTGCGGGAGGCGGACGTCAACGGCGTGCTGTCCCGGCTGGCGGAACGGCGGGTCGTCGAATGGACGTGA
- a CDS encoding wax ester/triacylglycerol synthase family O-acyltransferase, producing MPLMPVTDSMFLMVESREHPMHVGGLQLFRKPADAGPDYLTEIRRRLLDRSEVRRAFRRRPARPVNTMGYAAWAEDVELELDYHFRHSALPQPGRIRELLELTGRWHSTLLDRHRPLWEAHLVEGLQDDRFAMYSKVHHALMDGVSALRTMQATLSDSPDERDSPPPWSGPKVKGGRTRRDPVSLVTGARKSLGQLAKLPQAAVKVAGEAFREHSLTLPTQAPKTMLNVPIGGARRFAAQSWSLDRVRRVATAAGVSRNDVVLAMCSGALRDYLIEQRALPDTAMVAMVPVSMRKRGETGEAGGNAVGALLCNLATDRGDPAERLKLIHQSMRDGKRIFSDLTPLQALILSGINVAPLGASSIPGFVNNTRPPFNLVISNVPGPRRTMYWNGAQLDGVYPASVLLDGQALNITLTSNGDNLDFGITGCRRSVPHLQRILTHLDTALAELESAVA from the coding sequence ATGCCGTTGATGCCCGTTACCGACTCGATGTTCCTGATGGTGGAGTCCCGCGAGCATCCGATGCACGTCGGCGGCCTCCAACTGTTCCGCAAGCCCGCGGACGCCGGCCCGGACTACCTCACCGAAATCCGCCGCAGGCTGCTCGACCGGTCCGAGGTCCGCCGTGCCTTCCGCCGCCGCCCCGCCCGCCCGGTGAACACCATGGGCTACGCCGCCTGGGCCGAGGACGTCGAACTCGAACTGGACTACCACTTCCGGCATTCCGCGCTGCCCCAGCCGGGCCGCATCCGCGAGCTGCTCGAGCTGACCGGCCGCTGGCACAGCACGCTGCTCGACCGGCACCGTCCACTGTGGGAGGCCCACCTGGTGGAGGGCCTGCAGGACGACCGGTTCGCGATGTACAGCAAGGTGCACCATGCATTGATGGACGGCGTGTCCGCACTTCGCACGATGCAGGCGACGCTGAGCGACAGCCCGGACGAGCGCGATTCGCCGCCGCCGTGGAGCGGGCCGAAGGTCAAGGGCGGGCGCACCCGCCGCGACCCGGTCTCGCTGGTCACCGGCGCGCGGAAGTCGCTCGGCCAGCTGGCGAAGCTGCCGCAGGCCGCGGTGAAGGTGGCCGGGGAGGCCTTCCGCGAGCACAGCCTGACCCTGCCCACCCAGGCCCCGAAGACCATGCTCAACGTGCCGATCGGCGGTGCCAGGCGGTTCGCCGCGCAGTCCTGGTCGCTCGACCGCGTGCGCCGGGTGGCCACCGCGGCCGGGGTCTCGCGCAACGACGTGGTGCTGGCGATGTGCTCCGGCGCCCTGCGCGACTACCTGATCGAGCAGCGGGCGCTGCCGGACACCGCGATGGTCGCGATGGTGCCGGTGTCCATGCGCAAGCGCGGCGAAACCGGCGAGGCCGGGGGCAACGCGGTCGGCGCGCTGCTGTGCAACCTGGCCACCGACCGCGGCGACCCGGCCGAGCGGCTCAAGCTGATCCACCAGTCCATGCGGGACGGCAAGCGGATCTTCTCCGACCTCACCCCGTTGCAGGCGCTGATCCTGTCCGGCATCAACGTGGCCCCGCTGGGCGCGTCCAGCATCCCCGGCTTCGTCAACAACACGCGCCCGCCGTTCAACCTGGTCATCTCGAACGTGCCGGGGCCGCGCCGGACGATGTACTGGAACGGTGCGCAGCTCGACGGGGTCTACCCGGCCTCGGTGCTGCTCGACGGGCAGGCCCTGAACATCACCCTGACCAGCAACGGCGACAACCTGGACTTCGGCATCACCGGCTGCCGCCGCAGCGTGCCGCACCTGCAGCGCATCCTGACCCACCTGGACACCGCGCTGGCCGAACTGGAGAGCGCCGTCGCCTGA
- the pqqA gene encoding pyrroloquinoline quinone precursor peptide PqqA encodes MIETATEVWTTPDFVEYETPMEVTAYAARME; translated from the coding sequence ATGATCGAAACCGCTACCGAGGTCTGGACCACTCCGGACTTCGTCGAGTACGAGACCCCGATGGAAGTCACGGCCTACGCGGCCCGGATGGAATAA
- a CDS encoding hydantoinase/oxoprolinase family protein, which yields MTLRVGVDIGGTFTDLCVLDDSGVVAIGKALTTHDEPARAVGELLRGAIPDPSQVDKLVHGTTLVTNALIERKGSKLALLATAGFRDVLEMRREHRYELYDLQIELPEPLVPRHLRFDVPERILADGSVQTPLDEEYVARLGTELAERGIEAVAVCFLHSFTNPEHERRVRSVLAEVAPGLRVALSSEVVPEIREFERASTTAANVYVQDLTERYLRDLEQRVHRAGIGPAPHIMLSNGGIATVDTAARYPIRILESGPAGGALAASAFGAAAGETDLLAFDMGGTTAKLCMISDGAPLVTHEFEVDRVYRLLPGSGLPVKVPVTDMIEIGVGGGSIARIDALGLLTVGPDSAGSEPGPVCYGRGGTDPTVTDADLVLGYLDPGYFLGGEMTLDLDAAREVIQRRIAEPLGVGLAEAAYGIHAHVNEDMANAARVHAVERGKDPARLPMFTFGGAGPVHGVGVARALGARQVVAPPAAGVMSAVGFLTAPLAFDFVRTSRAGVDELSWSEVDALFAEMEREGEELLKASGVDVVTHSRIAEMRYAGQGYEIRVPVNQGDWPTSLVDDFTEAYRELYRRTGPDVGVEVLNWRVVSSGPVPRVNLRLSVEAGEGEARKGSRQAYFPGGFVDTAVYDRYRLRADDRIDGPAIIEERESTLVIPPGASCTVRADSSLVVIP from the coding sequence ATGACGCTGCGCGTTGGCGTCGACATCGGTGGCACGTTCACCGATCTGTGCGTGCTCGACGATTCCGGGGTGGTGGCCATCGGCAAGGCGCTGACCACCCACGACGAACCCGCTCGCGCGGTCGGCGAACTGCTGCGCGGCGCCATCCCCGATCCGTCCCAAGTGGACAAACTGGTGCACGGCACCACGCTGGTCACCAACGCGCTGATCGAGCGCAAGGGCTCGAAGCTGGCCCTGCTGGCCACCGCCGGGTTCCGCGACGTGCTGGAGATGCGCCGCGAACACCGCTACGAGCTGTACGACCTCCAGATCGAACTGCCGGAACCGCTGGTGCCTCGGCACCTCCGATTCGATGTGCCGGAGCGCATCCTGGCTGACGGCAGCGTGCAGACCCCGCTCGACGAGGAGTACGTCGCCCGGCTCGGCACCGAGCTGGCCGAGCGCGGCATCGAGGCGGTGGCCGTCTGCTTCCTGCACTCCTTCACCAATCCCGAGCACGAACGCCGCGTGCGGTCCGTGCTGGCCGAGGTGGCGCCGGGGCTGCGCGTGGCGTTGTCGTCGGAGGTGGTGCCGGAGATCCGCGAGTTCGAACGGGCCTCGACCACCGCGGCGAACGTGTACGTGCAGGACCTGACCGAACGCTACCTGCGTGACCTGGAGCAGCGGGTGCACCGGGCGGGCATCGGACCGGCACCGCACATCATGCTGTCCAACGGTGGAATAGCCACAGTGGACACCGCCGCCCGGTATCCCATCCGCATCCTCGAATCCGGCCCGGCCGGTGGGGCGCTGGCCGCCTCGGCGTTCGGCGCGGCGGCGGGGGAGACCGATCTGCTGGCCTTCGACATGGGCGGTACCACGGCGAAGTTGTGCATGATCTCCGACGGCGCGCCGCTGGTCACGCACGAGTTCGAAGTGGACAGGGTGTACCGGCTGCTGCCCGGTTCGGGACTGCCGGTGAAGGTGCCGGTGACCGACATGATCGAGATCGGCGTCGGTGGTGGTTCGATCGCCCGCATCGACGCGCTCGGCCTGCTCACCGTGGGCCCGGATTCGGCGGGCTCCGAGCCGGGGCCCGTGTGTTACGGCCGCGGTGGCACCGATCCCACGGTCACTGACGCGGACCTGGTGCTCGGTTATCTCGACCCCGGTTACTTCCTCGGCGGGGAAATGACGCTGGACCTCGATGCCGCGCGCGAGGTGATCCAGCGCCGGATCGCCGAACCGCTGGGCGTCGGGCTGGCCGAAGCGGCGTACGGCATCCACGCGCACGTCAACGAGGACATGGCCAACGCGGCACGGGTGCACGCGGTGGAACGCGGCAAGGATCCCGCGCGGCTGCCGATGTTCACCTTCGGCGGCGCCGGTCCGGTGCACGGCGTCGGTGTGGCGCGGGCGCTGGGTGCCCGGCAGGTGGTCGCACCACCGGCCGCGGGCGTGATGAGCGCGGTCGGTTTCCTCACCGCGCCGCTGGCTTTCGACTTCGTGCGGACGTCGCGCGCCGGGGTCGACGAGCTGAGCTGGTCCGAGGTGGACGCGTTGTTCGCCGAGATGGAACGCGAGGGCGAAGAGCTGCTGAAAGCGTCCGGAGTGGACGTGGTGACGCACAGCCGGATCGCCGAAATGCGGTACGCGGGGCAGGGCTACGAAATCCGGGTGCCGGTGAACCAGGGGGACTGGCCCACCTCGCTCGTCGACGACTTCACTGAGGCCTACCGCGAGCTGTACCGCCGGACCGGGCCGGACGTCGGTGTCGAGGTGCTCAACTGGCGCGTGGTCTCCTCGGGTCCGGTGCCCCGGGTGAACCTGCGGCTGAGCGTGGAAGCCGGGGAAGGCGAAGCACGCAAGGGCAGCAGGCAGGCCTACTTCCCGGGTGGCTTTGTCGACACCGCGGTGTACGACCGGTACCGGTTGCGCGCGGACGACCGGATCGACGGCCCGGCGATCATCGAGGAACGCGAGTCCACTTTGGTCATCCCGCCGGGTGCGAGCTGCACCGTGCGAGCCGACTCCAGTCTGG
- a CDS encoding thiamine pyrophosphate-binding protein: protein MPVVSHAKPKSGADQLADALGELGVEVAFGLPGVHNLPIWEALADTGIQLLGVRHEQTAAYAADGYARATGKLGVAIVTTGPGAANTLAAVGEAQASGSPVLVIATDISSALRRPGTVRGVLHETSDQAALFAPLTKGQYTVNGPEEIAGAAHTAARLALRPQSGPVYLGIPTDFLSATAKRARDPAEHTPVPEPLDLGRARELFERAERPLIWAGGGALRAGAGAVIGELAEKLAAPVLTTFAARGLLPPEHPCLAPNSVHTPEVGALWDEADLVLGVGTDFDGLMTQNWLMPQPPTLVTVNVDAADAAKNYPPDLNLVGDARTVVTALLGELPHKEGLEKLTARLRRMSAAVRRRIREDEPQAADFLGTLEEVLPEDAILVADMCIAGYWIGGFHRIPAPRTLAYPMGWGTLGFGFPASLGSAAAGAGRAVCVTGDGGFLYGVGDLATAVQENLPVTVVVVEDGGYGMLRFDQEHSGLPHRGVDLVGPDFVAMAKSFGVRSERVKGFGRAFRRKLGAFIQADEPNVLVVEAAMRPPLNTSPRWYRKER, encoded by the coding sequence GTGCCGGTAGTCAGCCATGCCAAGCCGAAGTCCGGGGCCGACCAGCTCGCCGACGCACTGGGTGAACTCGGCGTGGAGGTGGCCTTCGGCTTGCCGGGGGTGCACAACCTGCCGATCTGGGAAGCCCTCGCGGACACCGGGATCCAGCTGCTCGGCGTCCGCCACGAGCAGACCGCCGCGTACGCCGCCGACGGGTACGCCCGGGCGACCGGCAAGCTCGGCGTCGCGATCGTGACCACCGGACCGGGGGCGGCGAACACGCTCGCCGCGGTCGGCGAGGCGCAGGCCTCCGGCTCCCCGGTGCTGGTCATCGCCACCGACATCTCGTCCGCGCTCCGGCGGCCCGGCACGGTGCGCGGGGTGCTGCACGAGACCAGCGACCAGGCCGCGTTGTTCGCGCCGCTGACCAAGGGGCAGTACACCGTCAACGGGCCGGAGGAGATCGCCGGGGCCGCGCACACGGCGGCGCGGCTGGCGCTGCGACCGCAGAGCGGCCCGGTCTACCTGGGCATTCCCACCGACTTCCTGTCCGCCACGGCCAAGCGCGCCCGCGACCCGGCCGAGCACACGCCGGTACCCGAACCGCTCGACCTCGGGCGCGCGCGGGAGTTGTTCGAGCGCGCCGAGCGCCCGCTGATCTGGGCCGGTGGCGGTGCGCTGCGGGCCGGGGCGGGCGCGGTCATCGGCGAACTGGCCGAGAAGCTGGCCGCCCCGGTGCTCACCACCTTCGCCGCGCGCGGCCTGCTCCCGCCCGAACACCCTTGCCTGGCCCCGAACTCGGTGCACACGCCGGAGGTCGGCGCGCTCTGGGACGAGGCCGACCTGGTGCTCGGCGTCGGCACCGACTTCGACGGGCTGATGACGCAGAACTGGCTGATGCCGCAGCCGCCGACGCTGGTCACGGTGAACGTCGACGCGGCGGACGCGGCGAAGAACTACCCGCCGGACCTGAACCTGGTCGGTGACGCCCGCACCGTGGTCACCGCGCTGCTCGGCGAACTCCCGCACAAGGAGGGGCTGGAGAAGCTCACCGCCCGCCTGCGCCGGATGAGCGCGGCCGTGCGCCGCCGCATCCGCGAGGACGAGCCGCAGGCCGCCGACTTCCTGGGCACGCTGGAGGAAGTGCTGCCCGAGGACGCGATCCTGGTGGCGGACATGTGCATCGCCGGCTACTGGATCGGCGGCTTCCACCGCATCCCGGCGCCGCGCACGCTCGCCTACCCGATGGGCTGGGGCACGCTCGGCTTCGGCTTCCCCGCCTCGCTCGGCAGCGCCGCGGCCGGTGCCGGGCGCGCGGTCTGCGTCACCGGCGACGGCGGATTCCTCTACGGCGTCGGGGATCTGGCCACCGCCGTGCAGGAGAACCTGCCGGTCACCGTGGTCGTGGTGGAGGACGGCGGGTACGGCATGCTCCGGTTCGACCAGGAGCACAGCGGCCTGCCGCACCGCGGGGTCGACCTGGTCGGCCCCGACTTCGTCGCGATGGCCAAGTCGTTCGGCGTGCGGTCCGAACGGGTCAAGGGTTTCGGCCGCGCCTTCCGGCGGAAGCTGGGCGCGTTCATCCAGGCCGATGAGCCGAACGTGCTGGTGGTCGAGGCCGCCATGCGCCCGCCGCTGAACACCTCGCCCCGCTGGTACCGGAAGGAGCGGTGA
- the pqqC gene encoding pyrroloquinoline-quinone synthase PqqC — protein sequence MSAPLGHDEFAAALRGLSHRYWGTHPFHHRMHAGELSERELRVWAANRWYYQRMIPQKDAAIISNCPLPEVRRQWLPRLVYHDGAAPGEGGIERWLRLCEAVGLSREEVLDERHVAPGVRFAVDAYVTFARTRPWVEAVASGLTEMFSGHLMKRRVADMLANYDWINRTDLAYFTNRIDAVSGEGQATVDLVLRHCVTREQQDAAIAALSFKCDVLWSLLDAIERAAAKE from the coding sequence ATGAGCGCGCCGCTGGGCCACGACGAGTTCGCCGCCGCCCTGCGTGGACTGTCCCACCGCTACTGGGGCACGCACCCGTTCCACCACCGGATGCACGCCGGTGAACTGTCCGAACGCGAACTGCGGGTCTGGGCCGCGAACCGCTGGTACTACCAGCGCATGATCCCGCAGAAGGACGCCGCGATCATCAGCAACTGCCCGTTGCCCGAGGTGCGGCGGCAGTGGCTCCCCCGGCTCGTCTACCACGACGGAGCCGCGCCGGGTGAGGGCGGGATCGAGCGCTGGCTGCGGTTGTGCGAGGCGGTCGGCCTCAGCCGCGAGGAGGTCCTCGACGAGCGGCACGTCGCGCCGGGGGTCCGGTTCGCGGTGGACGCCTATGTCACCTTCGCCAGGACAAGGCCGTGGGTCGAAGCCGTCGCCTCGGGGCTCACCGAGATGTTCTCCGGTCATCTGATGAAACGCCGCGTGGCCGACATGCTGGCGAACTACGACTGGATCAACCGCACCGACCTGGCCTACTTCACCAACCGCATCGACGCCGTCTCCGGGGAGGGACAGGCCACTGTGGACCTCGTGCTGCGGCACTGCGTGACACGGGAGCAGCAGGACGCCGCGATCGCCGCGCTCTCCTTCAAGTGCGACGTGCTGTGGTCCCTTTTGGACGCCATCGAGCGCGCGGCGGCGAAGGAATGA